Proteins found in one Nostoc sp. NIES-3756 genomic segment:
- the ssuD gene encoding FMNH2-dependent alkanesulfonate monooxygenase gives MQILWFIPTSRDGRYLGTEISGRDATPDYLQQIAQAVDNLGYVGALLPTGPFCEDAWITAASLIPVTKRMKFLVAIRPGISSPGVAARMAATFDRMSNGRLLINVVTGGDPAHLAGDGLHLSHDDRYDLTDEFLAVWRGIVSGETVDFQGKYLDIKGGKLLFPPIQKPYPPLWFGGSSAAAKRVAAKHIDTYLTWGEPPAQVAEKIAEVRQLAAEQGRTVRFGIRLHVIVRETASAAWDAANELIKYVDDEAIAKAQQAYATSDSEGQKRMVQLHNGKRDALEISPNLWAGLGLVRGGAGTALVGDPDTVAARMLEYQELGIETFVFSGYPHLEEAYRTAELLFPRLPLQQEAATIASPVVTPFSEFASKEKFTQQIKEVATTSAS, from the coding sequence ATGCAGATTCTTTGGTTTATTCCCACAAGTCGTGACGGACGTTACTTAGGCACAGAGATTAGCGGACGCGATGCCACGCCCGATTATTTACAGCAAATTGCCCAAGCTGTAGATAACTTAGGCTATGTAGGTGCTTTATTACCGACAGGCCCCTTTTGTGAAGATGCTTGGATTACGGCTGCATCTTTGATTCCTGTCACTAAGCGAATGAAGTTCCTGGTAGCAATTCGCCCAGGAATTAGTTCTCCTGGTGTGGCGGCGCGAATGGCTGCGACTTTTGACAGAATGTCAAATGGCAGGTTGTTAATTAATGTTGTGACAGGTGGCGATCCAGCACATCTAGCTGGAGACGGACTTCATTTGAGCCATGATGACCGTTACGACCTAACCGATGAATTTTTAGCAGTTTGGCGAGGTATTGTAAGCGGAGAAACAGTTGATTTTCAAGGTAAATACTTGGATATCAAAGGCGGAAAACTTTTGTTCCCACCAATCCAAAAGCCTTATCCACCGTTGTGGTTTGGTGGTTCATCAGCCGCCGCCAAACGAGTAGCAGCCAAGCATATCGATACGTATCTTACTTGGGGTGAACCGCCTGCACAGGTAGCCGAAAAAATTGCCGAAGTGCGCCAGCTAGCCGCCGAACAAGGTAGAACAGTGCGGTTTGGTATTCGCTTGCACGTTATTGTCAGAGAAACAGCATCGGCAGCTTGGGATGCAGCCAATGAGTTAATCAAATATGTAGATGATGAGGCGATCGCAAAAGCGCAACAAGCCTATGCCACCTCTGATTCCGAAGGGCAAAAACGCATGGTGCAACTGCACAACGGTAAACGCGATGCCCTAGAAATTAGCCCCAACTTGTGGGCGGGGCTTGGCTTAGTTAGGGGTGGTGCTGGTACTGCCCTAGTTGGCGATCCTGACACCGTAGCCGCCAGGATGTTGGAATATCAAGAATTGGGAATTGAGACTTTTGTCTTCTCTGGATATCCCCATCTAGAAGAAGCTTATCGTACCGCAGAATTGTTATTCCCTCGCCTACCTTTACAACAAGAAGCTGCCACAATCGCATCACCAGTTGTGACTCCTTTCAGTGAATTTGCCAGCAAAGAGAAATTTACTCAACAAATCAAAGAAGTAGCTACTACGAGTGCCTCATGA